The DNA window CGAGTGACGAACTCAAACCCGCGCCGAGGCGATTCGTGGTTGTACAGAATCCCGCTTGCAGCAAAAATTCCATATGCCTCGCGGTAGTTGCGCGTCAGGTCGAAGCCGGCACACTTGCTGATGCCGTAGGCAGATCGCGGATAGAAGGGGGTTGTTTCCGTCTGCGGAACTTCTCTCACCTTCCCGAACATCTCGCTGGACGCGGCAAAGTAAAAGCGGCAATGCGGAGCCCCCTCCTTGACCGCCGACAGTGCATAGTGCGTCCCGTTCAGATTGCCCTGTAGCGTCGAAAACTCATCCTCAAATGAGTAGCTCACGAAGCTTTGAGCCGCCAAGTGATAGAACTCATCCGGTTGAACGCGCTGAACAATCTTGAACAGACTCGGATAGCTCTCGAGTGACCCGGAATGCAGTTGCAGCCTATCTGCTATGTGCCGGAGGCGACCCATTCGATGTTCAGGGTCCTCGAAGGCCGCCCGTCGCACGATGGCGTGGACCTCGTACCCCTTCGAAAGGAGAAGTTCTGCCAGATAGGAGCCATCCTGCCCGGTGATTCCTGTGATCAGCGCGCGTTTCATAATTATTGGTTCTTGTGCCAGTCTGTCTTAACGGGCCTGGGTACTCGATAGAGTCAACTCAGAAGTTGGAGATAACTATTTGCAATTGTCCGGGCATGCGCTTGCCAAGTGTAACGGGACGCCCAGTCGAGCCGCACTGGCAGCAGTGGTGCCGCACTAAAATCGTTCAACAGTTGAAGCGCGGCAGCGACCCACTGATCAACATGCCCTACCGGGCTGTAGATTGCCGCCGGCCCTCCCACTTCTCGAAGGACCGGAATGTCGCTGGCAGCAACGATGGCACCACAGGCGAGCGCTTCGATCACAGGGAGCCCAAATCCCTCGGCTTCGCTGGGCTGAAGCACCAGTGCAGCGCGCCGGTAGAGGGACGCGATTTGCCGGCGGGTTAGCCCGCGAAACTGA is part of the Humisphaera borealis genome and encodes:
- a CDS encoding GDP-mannose 4,6-dehydratase; the encoded protein is MKRALITGITGQDGSYLAELLLSKGYEVHAIVRRAAFEDPEHRMGRLRHIADRLQLHSGSLESYPSLFKIVQRVQPDEFYHLAAQSFVSYSFEDEFSTLQGNLNGTHYALSAVKEGAPHCRFYFAASSEMFGKVREVPQTETTPFYPRSAYGISKCAGFDLTRNYREAYGIFAASGILYNHESPRRGFEFVTRKITSHAAKIKRGLATEVRLGNLDARRDWGHAKDYVRAMWLMLQQPTPDDFVIASGETRSVRDFCDVAFRCVGLDYRDYVKTDPRFFRPAEVDVLQGDPSKAKSVLGWERTVEFSDIVAEMVEEDLRRLD